From the Bacteroidota bacterium genome, the window CCTGCAGTTGCAACCGGTGTTTTATAGCCCGCTGAAGCATCCTGTTCGCCTTGAATGTAAATTCTCATTTCGGCCGGAGTAAAATATTCATTCTCTAAAGTATCCTGTTTGTAAATGATGGTTTCTTCACCACCGTTAAATTTTATCGAATAAATATCTTCTTTATACCAAGTTTTTAATTTGGTTTTTCCAGGTTTTTGAACAGTAATTCTTTTGTAATCGGAAGTGTCAATTACTTTAACTGAGGCATAATCACCATTTAAAAAGAGTATCTCATCTTGAGCCTTAGCTGTAACTAGAGACCCAATGATAAACACAATAAGTAATAATCGTTTATAGCTTGTACACATTATTCTTGTATTTGAAAGCCAAAGATACACTTTGATTTTAATTGTTTTTATTCGCACCTGTTGCCCAATGGCATCAGTGATGCTGTTTTAATTTTTTTTGAATGCACTTTTGCACTTGTCGTGCTTCGTCCAAATTAAGTTGAAAGCCTACTCCAATTTTTGTCCCTTCATGGGTAAAAAAAACTGATTCATTACCTCTTACCCAATAGGAGGACTGCAATGATTCTGAAAAATTGTTTTTACCAAAAGGGTAAATCTCGAGATTGGAAATAGCGATGAGGGAAAATTTTTTTTCGATAGTTTTACCGGAGATGGTAATGTTATAACTTAGGGTATCGGAAGAAATAAGAATCTTTTCGGATCCGTTTTTTCTCCATAAATAGGTGCTTCCAATTTTGTATTCAAAATAGGCCCAAAAAGCCATCCATACAGCCATTAAGAGTTTTTCTTCACGACTCATATTGCTAAAAAATTGTGAAAAAATTATGATCCCACAAATGGTCCAAACTATAAGCCAGGCAAGTAATAAATTAGTTTTAGTAGTATCGTTTTCAGGAACTATTTCGATACTTGTGATTTGTTTATCCTGAACAATTTTAACGCGTTTGCTTTTCATTTACTCAATAAATTTTCGCGAAATATCGGCACATACCTGTGAATGGTTTCTTCTGTAATATTTTTTTCGGGTAGAATTCTTCCAATAGTTTTAATACCACTGAATTCTTCTATAATTTCTTCAGTCATTTTGTGCGGGGCGCCATTGTATACAATGCCTTCAATAGGAATGTTGCGCGATTTTAGCGCTTCAATAGACAGCAAGGCATGATTGGTACTTCCTAAATAATTTTGTATAACTAGAATAGCATGACAGTTCATTTTTTTTATCATGTCAGCAACAAAGTACTTTTTATTTAAGGGAACCAAAACACCTCCTGCGCCTTCAATAATTAGTGGCCGAGTAGCATTCGGTAACGTAATATTTTCGGCATCTATTTGTATTCCTTCGAGTTCAGCTGCTGCATGAGGAGATAGTGCTTGTTTTAATAAAACCGCTTCAGGGTGTACAGTCAAATTCATATTGTTAACCAAGCTGCGCACTTTCATTGAATCGGTACCAAAAAAATTTCCTGTTTGCACAGGTTTCCAATAATCGTATTCCAAAGCAGCCATAAGTATTGCCGATACTACCGTTTTACCCACATCAGTTCCGTTTCCGGTAACAAATAAATTTGTCATAAAATCTTTCTAATTATTCATGTATTTAATTTCGCTTACAATCTCCTTCCAAGCACTATGCATGCAATCGCATGAATTAATTTTAGTTGAATCACTCCATCTTGTTTGGCGCAAGAAATTAATCTCCTACACTAAAATAGAAGCAGCATAACAACTCTATTAATTCGTGGCTCAAGATAAAAAAAAATGTAAAATAGCTTGCTTTCATCAGTCGAAAGCACAAGGCATGGAATATATTTTAATACCTTTGAAGTCTTAAAAACAGCCATGCGCATTGATATTATTACCATTTTACCCGATTTGCTGAAGAGTCCTTTTGAGCATTCTATATTGAAACGTGCCATACAAAAAGGAATAGTTGAGGTAAACTTGATAAATTTGAGAGATTACAGTACCCAAAAGCAAAAAAGTGTGGATGATTATTGCTTTGGTGGTGGGGCAGGAATGGTTATGAGTATAGAGCCTATAGCCGCTTGTATTGAAGCATTGAAGGCGCAAAGACAATACGACGAAGTAATTTATTTAACTCCTGACGGAGAGCAGCTCAATCAAAAAATAGCCAATCGCTTATCGACCTTTACGAACATTATTTTACTGTGTGGCCATTACAAGGGTGTTGATGAGCGGGTACGACAACTTTATATAACCCGTGAAATTTCAATTGGAGATTATGTGCTTTCAGGTGGAGAGTTAGGAGCTGCCGTACTTTGTGATGCTGTAATTAGGTTAATACCTGGAGTATTATCCGATGAAACCTCAGCACTTTATGATTCTTTTCAAGATGATTTGTTAGCTCCTCCGGTATATACTCGACCTGCCGAATTTAAAGGCCACAAGGTTCCCGATATTTTACTTTCGGGTAATACCAAGCAAATTGAGCAATGGAGGCACGATCAGGCGCTTGAACGAACCCAGAAAAGAAGGCCGGATTTATTAAAATAAATTTTCGGATTCAGATTTTTTTCTTAATATTGCGCTCCTTTTTAAAAAGAGAGATAAAACTTTAAATAAAATAACGAACAATGGACTTAATTAAATTTGTTGACGAACAATTGGCCGAAAAAAAAGCGTATCCGAAGTTTAAAGCCGGAGATACTGTTACGGTACACTATAAAATTATTGAAGGAACAAAGGAACGTGTACAACAGTTTCAAGGAGTAATCTTACAACGTAAGGGCTCTGGTGCTGCTGAAACTTTTACAATTCGTAAAATGTCCAATGGAGTAGGTGTTGAACGTATTATTCCTGTTAGCTCACCTGCTATCGAAAAAATTGAATTGAATAAAACTGGTGTTGTTCGTCGTGCTAAAATATTTTACTTGCGCGATCTTACCGGTAAAAAGGCAAGAATTAAAGAAAAACGCGTTTAGCTATTTTCACATCCATAAAAAAGGGAGTTTGCCAGTTAGCAGACTCCCTTTTTTTATGCGCTTGTTTGTAAGTGTGGTTTGTAACCTCAGTTAATTTTATAATTAAACCTCAACCAATGCTGTTTGTTCAATTAACAAATCTCCATCCGTATCAATTTTAATTAATTTTGAAGCAACTGTAGTATTTATAAGAGTGGAATCGTAGACTGTCTTTACTTTTACATAATTCGTAGTAAAACCATGCATCATTCCATTTTTGTTATCGGCTTCAAACAATACATCATAGGTTTTACCTAATTGTTGCTCATAAAAATGTCGGCGCTTTTTTTCAGAAAGTATGCGCAGCATTTTATTGCGTTTACGCCGCACCGATATAGGTACCACGTCAGGCATCAAGTCTGCATCGGTATTGTCGCGTTCGCTGTAAGTGAATACGTGTAAGTAGGATATATCCAACTCGTTTAAAAAATGGTAGGTTTCTAAAAAATCTTCATCACTTTCTCCCGGAAATCCTACAATAACATCAACACCAATACAACAATTCGGAAGTACTTTTTTAATATGAGCCACACGTTCGGCATACAATTCACGCAGGTAGCGACGACGCATTAATTTCAAAATTTTATTGCTCCCCGATTGCAAAGGAATATGAAAGTGTGGTACAAATCGTTTCGACTGTGCTACAAATTCAATGGTTTCATCTTTCAGCAAATTGGGTTCTATACTACTTATACGAATGCGTTCAATACTTTCAACTTGATCGAGAGCTTTCACTAAATCTAAAAAAGTATGTGCATGTTTTTTATTGCCAAACTCACCTTTGCCGTAATCTCCAATGTTTACTCCGGTTAGTACAATTTCGCGTATTCCTTGAGAAGCAATATTTTTAGCACTGGCAAGCACATTTTCCACTGTATCGCTTCTGCTGATTCCACGGGCTAATGGAATAGTACAATAGGAACAAGTGTAATCGCAACCATCTTGAACTTTTAAAAAAGCACGTGTTCTATCACCAATAGAATAAGCATCTTTAAAAAAATTAGCCTGCTCTATTTCGCAAGAATGTACTTCTGCTATTTCTTGTTTTTCGGAATGTTGCAGGTATTTTAGAATCGCAAATTTTTCGCTGGCACCCAATACCAAATCAACACCGGGAATTTCTGCAATTTCTTGTGGTTTAAGTTGAGCATAACATCCAACTATAATAATGAAAGCCGAAGGCATTAGTTTCAAGGCCGATTTTACAACCTTTTTACACTCCTTATCAGCATTTTCGGTTACAGAGCAAGTATTAATTACTACTATTTCAGCACCAGCCTCAAACTCAACTTTGTTGTAACCAGCCTCAGTAAACTGGCGTGAAATAGCCGAAGTTTCTGCAAAATTTAATTTGCATCCTAGCGTATAAAATGAAACTGTTTTTTGTACTTGCATGGGGCTGCGAAAATACGCTTTTATTTACAAACCATTGTTCATTAGTACTTCAAGACTTGCACTATTTAAGGTAACTATTAGTTGTATTTTTGAGTATGAGTCATTCTAGTAAATATTAATTTTAATATGTTGGATGTAAAAACTAGGTTAATGGGACTGTTATTTTTACCATTAGCTGTATTTAATACAAGTGCTCAACCCGAAGGCATGAATGAACTTGTTACTGATAAAAATCAACTCAGATTTAGTGGTTACGACTGGATAATCAAAGAAACAGAGGAACTCAGAGGCCCGGGTCCCAATTATTTTTTAAACAGTACAAAGAATATTTACATTGATGTGCTCGATAATTTGCACCTTAAAATTGTGAATGAAGAGGGTATTTGGAAATGTTCGGAAGTAATATCTAAAAATCAATTTGGTTATGGGCGCTATGTGTTTAATGTAAAGAGCCGTGTAGATTTATTAGATGCCAATGCAGTTTTAGGAATCTTTTTGTGGGATCCCAATGCACTGAAAGATTACAATCATGAAGTAGATATTGAATTAAGTAAATGGAGCATCACCAATAATACCAATGCGCAATTTGTTGTACAACCCAATACCATTCCCGAAAACATAAAGCGGTTCAACATGAATTTAATGGGCAATTATTGCAGCTTTACAATAGATTGGTTTCCCGATCGAATTATTTTTAATGCCTATCACGGACATATAGAATGTGATCCTAAAAAAAACTCAAAACCCAAAAATGTTCCCATTCAAAGTTGGGTGTTTAAAGATAAAGGAATACCGGTGCCACGTCAATCAAATATTCGTTTCAATCTATGGCTAAATCAAGGTAAATCGCCTTTGTACGATCAGGAACAGGAAGTTATTATTACCTGTTTTAGTTTTACGCCGTTAACTCGTTAACCTATTTATTTCATTCGCTTACATAACTTATTAAAAGCTTTTGATGAAATGTGATTTCGAGTTTTATCTTGGTAAATATTCGATACTTGCTGAAGTTCCATTGAATATTTCATTTTTTTGAGGGTACAACAGTTAAGTTGGGTTAACTTAACGTGAAAATATTTAATAGGTATTTGGACTTATCCCTTTCCATCTGAAATAGTATTAAAATCCTTCTATACATCAACATTAGGGAGGTATCTCAACATCCAATTTCCGTTAATAGAACAGATATATTTAGTTAATGATAATTAATTCAAAATTAACTACTATGGATCGACTTTGTAATATTTATTGAAATTGAAAAAAAGACTATTGCTAATTAAAATAATTCACCTGAGTAAAAAATTCGATATTCGCATTTACTAATTTAGCACTGCTTTTTTTTACATCATGAGAAAAATTATTGTCTACAGCATTACCCTCTTTATTTTTACTTCCCTTATGGATGTGGATTTATTGGCAACTCACACCGGCTCGAAACATGGAAGCTTTTATTCTCGATAAAACCGTAATGACCAATGCCGGAGATAATCACAAGAGTTTCAATTTTGTGCTTACCAACAATAAATTTTCAAAACAAAACGGACAACTCTACGACGAAACGAAAGATTACATGGGTTTTTTTCCGGAAGAATTTTTTATGTATTCCATCAACGATTTAAGCCATAGTAGCGAACAACAACTTGATTCGCTTGCCAAACATTACGACCTGGCTTACTATACCGACATGAACGGAATTAATTATGACGAATGGTTTGTTGATGTGGGCGAAACCAAGCACAACGCAAATGAATTGCTGGATATAGTTGGGGGCATTTTTGGTCGCACCAAAAAAAAGGAACATGATAAATTGGTGTACGGAGGCCTGGTAAAACAGGATGTTGAATTTTTGCGAAAAATGAAGGAAAGCAAGAAACTTATTCTAACCGAGTTTAATATGTTGGCTCCTCCTACCAAATCGGTTTTCCGCAAGCAAGCAGAAGATATGTTTGGTATTCGCTGGACCGGCTGGATGGGCCGCTATTTCGACAATCTTGATACCAATCAAACACCTGAAGTACCTAAGTGGCTGGTGCATCTTTACAAAAATCAAAATAAAAACCAATGGCCTTTTACCAAGTCGGGAATTGTATTTATTAAAGACAACAATGAAGTTGTAATACTCGAAAAGGACAAAGATTTAATCAACGATTTGCCTGTGGTTACTACCAATGCAAGTGATCAGGAAAAGTTTAATGTTCCCGGAAAAGTTGAATTTCCATTTTGGTTCGATATTATACAAGCCTTGCCAAACAATCATTTGGTGAGCGAATATGTGCTCGAAACAACCCCGGAGGGAGAAAAACTTTTGCAGCAACATGCTATTCCCACTCATTTTCCTGCAACAGTGGAACATTACAAAGACGATTATAAATTTTATTATTTCGCCGGCGATTTTGCGGATAATCCACACGATAAAAACCGCATGAAAAAAATGCGCGGTATCACCAAATTCAGATACATGTTGTACATGAAGGAAGACAAAACCGACCGCAATCGTTTTTTCTGGGCCTATTATCAATCCGTGGTTTCAAGCATATTAAATAAGTATTACACTGAATTGCCAAAATAAAAAACAACACTCAATTCTCAATTCTAAATTCTCAATTCAAAATACTCAACATTCAAAAACCCAATCATCTTGCGAGGCATTTATACCATTCTGCTATTAGTACTCTCAAATATATTTATGACACTTGCCTGGTATGGGCATTTGCAAGTAAAAAAAATCAGCTGGATGCAAGGTGCCGGCTTGCTTAGTTTAATTCTGGTAAGTTGGGGACTTGCATTTTTTGAATATATTTTTCAGGTTCCGGCCAATCGTATTGGTTTCAACGAAAATGGTGGTCCATTTAATTTATTTCAACTTAAAATTATTCAGGAAGTAATATCAATCACAGTATTTACGGTATTTGCAGTTTATATTTTTAAAACCGACAAACTCAGTTTGAATTATATCCTAGGCTTTATTTTTATGATACTGGCGGTTTACTTTATTTTTAAAAAATAATTCAAATTACTTTCCGCTCAAATCAATATAACTTTAACCAAGTTTAGAATTAAGCAAACATGAATGCATACGAAAAACTATTAGAACAAAATAAAAAATGGGCAGCCGAAATGGTGAAAAATAATGCCGATTATTTCAATCATTTAGCCACACTTCAAAAACCCGATTTTTTATGGATTGGATGCTCTGATAGTCGTGTTCCTGCCAACGAAATTACGGGTACCGAACCGGGTGAAATATTTGTACACCGCAATGTTGCTAATTTGGTGGTGAATACAGATTTAAATTTACTCAGTGTTTTAAAATACGCAGTAGAGGTTCTAAAAGTAAAACACATTATTGTTTGCGGACATTATGGTTGCGGAGGTATAAATGCAGCAATTACCAATCAAAATTATGGATTGCTCAACACCTGGCTCAAGAATATTAAGGATGTTTATCGAATTCATAAGGCCGAATTAAATGCAGTCGAAAATACCGAAGAAAGGTGCGACCGATTGGTAGAATTTAATATTGTGGAACAGATTTTTAATTTGGGCAAGACTTCTATCATACAAAAAGCATGGGCCGAAGAACAACGACCTGTGTTGCATGGCTGCGTATATGGATTAAAAAATGGAATTTTAAAAGACCTTATTAAAATTGACCATACATCGAGCATGGATGAAATGT encodes:
- the bioD gene encoding dethiobiotin synthase → MTNLFVTGNGTDVGKTVVSAILMAALEYDYWKPVQTGNFFGTDSMKVRSLVNNMNLTVHPEAVLLKQALSPHAAAELEGIQIDAENITLPNATRPLIIEGAGGVLVPLNKKYFVADMIKKMNCHAILVIQNYLGSTNHALLSIEALKSRNIPIEGIVYNGAPHKMTEEIIEEFSGIKTIGRILPEKNITEETIHRYVPIFRENLLSK
- the trmD gene encoding tRNA (guanosine(37)-N1)-methyltransferase TrmD, with the translated sequence MRIDIITILPDLLKSPFEHSILKRAIQKGIVEVNLINLRDYSTQKQKSVDDYCFGGGAGMVMSIEPIAACIEALKAQRQYDEVIYLTPDGEQLNQKIANRLSTFTNIILLCGHYKGVDERVRQLYITREISIGDYVLSGGELGAAVLCDAVIRLIPGVLSDETSALYDSFQDDLLAPPVYTRPAEFKGHKVPDILLSGNTKQIEQWRHDQALERTQKRRPDLLK
- the rplS gene encoding 50S ribosomal protein L19, producing the protein MDLIKFVDEQLAEKKAYPKFKAGDTVTVHYKIIEGTKERVQQFQGVILQRKGSGAAETFTIRKMSNGVGVERIIPVSSPAIEKIELNKTGVVRRAKIFYLRDLTGKKARIKEKRV
- the mtaB gene encoding tRNA (N(6)-L-threonylcarbamoyladenosine(37)-C(2))-methylthiotransferase MtaB is translated as MQVQKTVSFYTLGCKLNFAETSAISRQFTEAGYNKVEFEAGAEIVVINTCSVTENADKECKKVVKSALKLMPSAFIIIVGCYAQLKPQEIAEIPGVDLVLGASEKFAILKYLQHSEKQEIAEVHSCEIEQANFFKDAYSIGDRTRAFLKVQDGCDYTCSYCTIPLARGISRSDTVENVLASAKNIASQGIREIVLTGVNIGDYGKGEFGNKKHAHTFLDLVKALDQVESIERIRISSIEPNLLKDETIEFVAQSKRFVPHFHIPLQSGSNKILKLMRRRYLRELYAERVAHIKKVLPNCCIGVDVIVGFPGESDEDFLETYHFLNELDISYLHVFTYSERDNTDADLMPDVVPISVRRKRNKMLRILSEKKRRHFYEQQLGKTYDVLFEADNKNGMMHGFTTNYVKVKTVYDSTLINTTVASKLIKIDTDGDLLIEQTALVEV
- a CDS encoding glycoside hydrolase family 16 protein, with translation MGLLFLPLAVFNTSAQPEGMNELVTDKNQLRFSGYDWIIKETEELRGPGPNYFLNSTKNIYIDVLDNLHLKIVNEEGIWKCSEVISKNQFGYGRYVFNVKSRVDLLDANAVLGIFLWDPNALKDYNHEVDIELSKWSITNNTNAQFVVQPNTIPENIKRFNMNLMGNYCSFTIDWFPDRIIFNAYHGHIECDPKKNSKPKNVPIQSWVFKDKGIPVPRQSNIRFNLWLNQGKSPLYDQEQEVIITCFSFTPLTR
- a CDS encoding DMT family protein; the protein is MRGIYTILLLVLSNIFMTLAWYGHLQVKKISWMQGAGLLSLILVSWGLAFFEYIFQVPANRIGFNENGGPFNLFQLKIIQEVISITVFTVFAVYIFKTDKLSLNYILGFIFMILAVYFIFKK
- the can gene encoding carbonate dehydratase produces the protein MNAYEKLLEQNKKWAAEMVKNNADYFNHLATLQKPDFLWIGCSDSRVPANEITGTEPGEIFVHRNVANLVVNTDLNLLSVLKYAVEVLKVKHIIVCGHYGCGGINAAITNQNYGLLNTWLKNIKDVYRIHKAELNAVENTEERCDRLVEFNIVEQIFNLGKTSIIQKAWAEEQRPVLHGCVYGLKNGILKDLIKIDHTSSMDEMYRFDFSRNKFED